Part of the Deltaproteobacteria bacterium genome, GGGAGGCAGGGACCATGCCTGGTTTGTGGCCTTTGCCCCTTTGGAGTCTCCCCAATTGGCCATGGCCATATTAATGGAGCATGGAGGACATGGCGGCGAGGCTGCGGCCCCTGTTGCCCGCAAGGTCTTAGAGGCCTATTTCCATCTTCCCCCCAGGGTGGCAAGCCCACCGGCCCCCCAGGCCCAATCCGAAGCCCTTGTTGAGGAAAAAAACCTTGATTGATCGCCGGTTTCTTCAGAATGTGGATTGGCCCCTCCTTTCCCTGGTTTTAATCTTGATAGCCATTGGGGTGGCCAATCTCTATTCCGCCACCTTTCAGGACGCCGGGGGGACCGGGGCCCCCTTTTATCAAAAACAGCTTTATTGGGCCGGGTTCGGCTTCTTCTTGTTATTGGTTATCCTCTTTTTTGATTATCATCTATTGCTTTCCGTGGCCTATCCCTTATATTGGATCTCTATCTTATTATTGATCGGGGTGTTGATCTTCGGCCGTTCGATTTCCGGTTCCCAGCGCTGGTTGACCGTGGCTTCTTTTTCCTTCCAACCTTCGGAGCTGGTCAAGATTTCATTAATCCTTGCCCTGGCCAAATTTTTTTTCAATAATGAAATCAATCACCGCTACCGGTTCGGAGACCTCTATCTCCCCTTTGGAATGGTCCTGTTGCCGGCCCTTTTGATCCTCAGACAACCGGATCTGGGAACGGCCCTGTTGTTATTATTGCTCAGCATCACCGTATTCCTTTTTTTAGGCGTGGAATGGAAGACCTTGTTTATTTCCATTGGAGGGGTGGTCCTGTCTCTGCCTTTATTCTGGTATTTCCTGAGAGATTATCAAAAAAAGAGGATCCTTATTTTTCTTCAACCCGAATCCGATCCTTTGGGGGCCGGCTATCACATCATCCAATCCAAAATCGCCGTCGGTTCAGGGGGGTTTTGGGGCAGGGGGTTTCTAAAGGGTACCCAGGGACAGCTCCGTTTTCTGCCGGAACAGCATACCGATTTTGCTCTTTCGGTCCTGGCCGAGGAATGGGGGTTTGTAGGGTCCATGGTGGTGGTCACCCTTTTCCTGCTATTGGTTTTACAGGCCCTGAATGTCGCCCGCCAATCCAAAGACCGGTTTGCCATGGTCCTGGCTTTGGGGATCAGTGCCATATTTTTCTGGCAAAGCCTGATCAATATGGGCATGGTGGTGGGCCTGGTGCCGGTGGTGGGGGTCCCTCTGCCCTTTATCAGCTATGGGGGCTCTTCGATTATTGCCAGCCTGATCGGGATCGGGATACTCTTAAACATCAACATGCGTCGCTTTATCATTCAGTCATGAAGGATTCATCCCCCCAAGTCCCGCTGATTCTGGCGCCGGCCGGCAATAAAGCCAGTTTCCTGGCCGCCCTGGCCGCCGGGGCCGAGGCGATTTATTGCGGTTTGAAACAGCTTTCCGCCCGTATGGAGGCCAAAAATTTTATCCTGGAAGAACTGGCCGGGCTGACCGATCTGGCCCATGCCAAGGGCTCCCAGGTGTACGTTACCCTCAATAGCCTGATCAAACCCGATGAGCTCAGCCAGGCCGGAAAATTTATGGATGATCTTAACCGCCTGGTCCATCCCGATGCCCTGATTATCCAGGATCTGGCCTCCATAGAACTGGCCCGGCAGACCGGCTATTCCGGTGAGCTGCACCTCTCCACCCTGGCCAATATCAGTTTCGGGGCTGCCTTGCCTCTGATCAGCCGTATTCCCGGTGTCAGCCGGGTCATTCTCCCCCGGGAACTGACTATCGATGAAATCAAACAGGTGGCCGGTCAATGCCCGGCCGGGCTCGCCCTGGAGGTCTTTATTCACGGGGCCTTGTGTTACGGGGTGTCCGGCCGCTGTTATTGGAGCAGTTTTTT contains:
- a CDS encoding U32 family peptidase, with the translated sequence MKDSSPQVPLILAPAGNKASFLAALAAGAEAIYCGLKQLSARMEAKNFILEELAGLTDLAHAKGSQVYVTLNSLIKPDELSQAGKFMDDLNRLVHPDALIIQDLASIELARQTGYSGELHLSTLANISFGAALPLISRIPGVSRVILPRELTIDEIKQVAGQCPAGLALEVFIHGALCYGVSGRCYWSSFLGGKSGLRGRCVQPCRRLYRQNGPAQRVFSCQDLSLDVLVKPLLGIPAIKAWKIEGRKKGPHYVYYLVLAYKMFRDHHQDPKLRKEALSLLTRALGRTGTHYRILSQRPQNPIQLDQPTGSGLLLGPVSG
- the rodA gene encoding rod shape-determining protein RodA, whose amino-acid sequence is MIDRRFLQNVDWPLLSLVLILIAIGVANLYSATFQDAGGTGAPFYQKQLYWAGFGFFLLLVILFFDYHLLLSVAYPLYWISILLLIGVLIFGRSISGSQRWLTVASFSFQPSELVKISLILALAKFFFNNEINHRYRFGDLYLPFGMVLLPALLILRQPDLGTALLLLLLSITVFLFLGVEWKTLFISIGGVVLSLPLFWYFLRDYQKKRILIFLQPESDPLGAGYHIIQSKIAVGSGGFWGRGFLKGTQGQLRFLPEQHTDFALSVLAEEWGFVGSMVVVTLFLLLVLQALNVARQSKDRFAMVLALGISAIFFWQSLINMGMVVGLVPVVGVPLPFISYGGSSIIASLIGIGILLNINMRRFIIQS